The Photobacterium sanguinicancri genome includes the window ACAGAAAATGCATTAATTAAAACTATTGCTAATGTTAAGTTAAGTAACGTTGATAGTAATACAACTTTACTTGTTAATTTCACTTTTTCATTAGGTAAAAGATAGCCAACACTTATAGATTGCGACATCATCCGTAGAGGAATCAAAAACAAATAAACGACTAAAATATCTTTGCTATTTACATATGAAGCACCAAGAAATAAATTGATAATCCATTCATACGAAAACAACCCAATAACAACACCTAATATACCTAGTGATGTTAACGTAGCAATAAAATACTTCAGCTCTTTAAGGTATTTAACTTTATTCTCTTTTAAGACCGTACAGAAATAAGGATAAAAAGCGGTTATAACCGGGTTTGAAAGGCCAAGAATGGCTTTCATTATTTTCTCAGCACCAACATAAATAGCCAACAACTCCATTGAGCTAATGAACCCTACCAATATAGAGTTCATGGATAGCAGTACTGTTGAACTACTTTTAAATAGAAAGTAATGCCAACCTGCTTTAAGAGCTTTAATACCCAGGACTATATTTATTTGAGGGGCTCCCTCTTTATAAAACATCATACCATTAGTAATCACTGTTAAAGCAAAGCCCGCGCCCCCCTGAATTAATAAAATATATCCAGCATCAACATCACTTCCTACAAATAAAAACAAACAGCCAAGCGCTAAAAACCTAACTGTAACATCAAAAGAAACAACACCTTTTAGTTGCTCTTTTCCTTGGAAATACCAATAGGGACTAAAACTAAAACCAACAAATTGTAAATAAGCAAAAACAACCCATTCAAGTTTAATACTCGCGGGTAGAAATAGCGTTATACCAATAACCAATACCAGTGTTATAACTGCACATGATACAACTTTTGCAGAAGTCACCTCTGATACAACGGCTAATATGCTTTTCTGGCAATTTTTATTCTCAGCTATTTTCTTTGTTGCATTATAATTAAACCCGTACTCAACTACCAACGATAACGTTAGCATCCAGCTTTGAATGAAAAACACTTCCCCAAGTACACTCGGAGATATAACTCGAGTTAGAAAAGGGATCTCAAGCAGGGGGATAAGATACCCTCCGACTTGAGATAAGAATAAGAGTAATGCATTAAGAATAGCTCGTGTCATACTTAGCATTCCACTTAATTAATACAGCAAGAGCCACCAAAACAAACCCAAGATCAGTGATATCACTAGACAAAGGGTGAAATAGTGATTTAAACAAGTAACAAATAATGATTGAAATTACAGCTAATGTATTTACTTTTTCTTCATCAGTGATCGAGTCCCGATGCAAGTATAAAAAATACATTGAAATGAAAACAGGTGTAAAAATTAAAAAGTAACTAAAGAAACCTATTACGCCTAAATCACCAAGTAATTGAATGTATAAATTATGAACAACCATTTTATCGCCGTTTGGCAATTCAACAGATGTAGACATAAGGCCACCACCAAAAGGAAACTCATCAACTACATGCTCTAAACCTTGCTTATACATACCTAAGCGAGTCAAATCATGATCTTTATAACGTTCTAAAACTTTATATGCTTCTTTATTATCGACATCACCCTCTTTGTCTATACCTTTATCGACATCATTCAAGTAAAAACTTGAACCAGAAACTAAATTTGTAAAAATATAGTCTTTTGTTATAGGCCCAGATAAAAAGCCAACAAACAAGACAAATAGAGGTAATAACAAGCTCATTTTTTTTACTGACTTAAACCTGTAGAAACGGGCAATTAACGCCACTAAAACTGGTAATATAATAATCCATAGAAGTGCAGTACGACTTCCATCTACAGAAATAATAAACCCCGAGAATAAGCAAAGCATTAAATATATTTTACTTTTTGCCTCTGCATAAATAAGCACCAAGAATAAAGAGAGGAACATAGCTAGCTTATAAATAACACCAGGATAAGCGATACTCAGTCCAACGCGACCATCTCCAGAGATAAGTATCATCTTAGAAAAAACATCAACGTTAAAAATAATGAGAATAATAGCAAGAAAAATAAGAAACACTTTTGCCATAGATTTCATGAGAAATTCAGATTTAACATTAAAAAAACAAAAAACCATGACAATACTAGACATTGCTGTATATTTTAATGCATATTTAATAGCAGTATATTGACTATCCTTATAAATAAAGCCACTTATTACAGCCCACGATATAAAAGCTACAATACCTAGAAAAAAAAGCTTTAACGATAACGTTCTAAATATCCGCTTATCAAACCCATCACCACTAAATATGCTTTTAGCACTCGCGGCCGCAAACAACACAATTGACAATACTACTCCGAGCCAATATGTGGATGTACCATAAGTGTTTGATATATCAGTAAATGTAAAGAGTAGTAGCATAACTGAAAATGCTATGGTTGATAAAGTTGTTGTTACTGAGCCCACCTAAACACCTCTATTTACCTTTAAGATTCAGCTATCTCATTTTAAAATAACAATTGTTATTCAATAAATCAACGTGATCACCAGAAGAAACCACTTTACAAGCTCAGCTTTACAAAAGGTAACGCTACTTGAAATAAAATTAGCTTCGGAGTCTACCTGATTTGCCCCCTCAAAACACTAACTTTACGCTTCAGTTACTTTCTGACACATGTTAAACCATCCCTTATAGACTGCTCACAAAGCCAAAAATGATAATCGGTATCAACATCAACGGATTTTTTTGCCGTCATTTGATAACCAATACAGCACGTCGAACTTACTAAGGTGCTTTTTAAGCTTAGGTGCGCTGTAGATGTAATATAAATGGCGCCGTTGAGTCTAAACTGCAGCTTATAGGCTTGGCTCTGCTTTAACTCATCATCAAACATAGGTGTTAGCGCCATATCTTCGCTAGCTTCAAAAGTCCATTGAATAGGATGCTCTACTGGTGTAACTGACACTAAACTTACCGCACCCGCTTCATTATAACGTTGCCATGCTTCTGTAATATCACGGCTTGTCCGTAACGGCGATGTCGGTTGCAACACAACAAGATGTTGATAATTATCACCATGAGTATGATGGTATTCTAGCTGATGCTTCAAGACATCTATCGTTGATGCTTTATCGGTTGCCAGCTGTGCTGGACGTAAAAATGGCACTTCAGCCCCATACTTAATGGCAACATCTGCAATTTCTTGATCATCCGTATTTACAATGATTCGATCAAATATCCCGCTGTCTAATGCTGCTTCTATGGTCCAAGCTATGAGCGGTTTACCAGCAAGATCGAGCACATTTTTCCTGGGAAGCCGCTTACTACCACCGCGAGCCGGTATTATCGCAATCACACTATTCTTTCCTGCCATTAAAAAATATCCAACTCTACTATATCTGCTTGTGCTCGTCGGTAATCATCTATTCGACCGATGTCGAGCCAATATTCGCTGATTTCATATGGGACCGCTTTACCACCACGCGCAATCACTTGTTCAAATACTGTAGTTATATCAATACGCTGATTCAGTCCGATCTGACGGACTACGGCATGATTCAGAACATAAATCCCAGTATTTACTTTCTCTTTATGGGTCGGCTTTTCACTTAACGCAGTGATCACCGTAGGATTACCGTCACACTTAATCACCCCAAACGGAATTTGATACTCATAATCGCGTACGCACATCGTGACATCAGCCGCTTGCGATTGGTGGTATGCGAGCAACTTTTCAAAATCTAAATTTGTCATGATATCGCCATTCATCATGATCAGCGGCAATGGGCTAGCACTCTCGGGTAATGACCCTAGCGCGCCGCCTGTACCCAGAGGCTGTTCTTCATGAATATAAGTGATACTCACGCCCCACTTTTCACCATCACCAAAATGCGCACGGATCATTTCTGGCAGGTAATGAGTGGAGATATAGAAATGATGAAAACCCGCGCGAATAAAGCTCAACAATATACTTTCAAGAATGGGCTTATCGCCCACCTTCAGTAACGGTTTTGGACATTCATTGGTTAACGGCTGCAAACGAGTACCAAAGCCCCCCGCCATTAAAAAGACCGGGTTATCATAACGAACAGGATGTAGCGCTTGACTTAATGTTTTTAAGCCGCAAAGAATGCCATTATCAACCAGCGGTATCGCGAGAATATCTTTCACTTCCATCAAGCGAACCAGATCCTGATTAGACAGATCGCCACTTGCTGTTGTTGGCTGCTTGTTCATCACCAATTCAACACTCGATGACATATCCAAACCGCGCAACAAACCTCGGCGTAAATCACCATCGGTGACAGTACCCAGTAGACGTAAGTCATCATCTGCAACCAGCACAATTCGCAACGCTTGTTCATCAATCACTGCAAGTACTTCACGCAATGTGGCACTCAGTGGCAACACCGCCTTGGTCCAATTTTTGATCATATAACCGTTTCACCTGCTTGAACGTGTTTGTGAACTCTTGCCCCTGCAGCAATCACTGCTTCTCGGCCAATGTTAATATTCTGGATAACCACAGCGTTAGCACCAATAAAGGCACCTTGCCCTACATGCACTTGACCGCAAAGTGTCGCACGCGGAGCTATATGACTATGGGCTTCAATAACACTATCATGCTCGACGATAGCACCCGTATTGATAATACAGTTATCGCCAATAATGGCGCCAGCTTGAATAATGGCGCCTGGCATCACTTGCACCCCTTCACCAAGACTCGCAAAAGGTGAAATGATCGCTTGCTGGGAAATCACCGAAGCAAAGCGATAGCCTTGGGCTTTAAAGTTGTTAAATAGTTTTATACGC containing:
- a CDS encoding acylneuraminate cytidylyltransferase family protein is translated as MAGKNSVIAIIPARGGSKRLPRKNVLDLAGKPLIAWTIEAALDSGIFDRIIVNTDDQEIADVAIKYGAEVPFLRPAQLATDKASTIDVLKHQLEYHHTHGDNYQHLVVLQPTSPLRTSRDITEAWQRYNEAGAVSLVSVTPVEHPIQWTFEASEDMALTPMFDDELKQSQAYKLQFRLNGAIYITSTAHLSLKSTLVSSTCCIGYQMTAKKSVDVDTDYHFWLCEQSIRDGLTCVRK
- a CDS encoding nucleotidyltransferase family protein, whose protein sequence is MIKNWTKAVLPLSATLREVLAVIDEQALRIVLVADDDLRLLGTVTDGDLRRGLLRGLDMSSSVELVMNKQPTTASGDLSNQDLVRLMEVKDILAIPLVDNGILCGLKTLSQALHPVRYDNPVFLMAGGFGTRLQPLTNECPKPLLKVGDKPILESILLSFIRAGFHHFYISTHYLPEMIRAHFGDGEKWGVSITYIHEEQPLGTGGALGSLPESASPLPLIMMNGDIMTNLDFEKLLAYHQSQAADVTMCVRDYEYQIPFGVIKCDGNPTVITALSEKPTHKEKVNTGIYVLNHAVVRQIGLNQRIDITTVFEQVIARGGKAVPYEISEYWLDIGRIDDYRRAQADIVELDIF
- a CDS encoding oligosaccharide flippase family protein, producing the protein MTRAILNALLLFLSQVGGYLIPLLEIPFLTRVISPSVLGEVFFIQSWMLTLSLVVEYGFNYNATKKIAENKNCQKSILAVVSEVTSAKVVSCAVITLVLVIGITLFLPASIKLEWVVFAYLQFVGFSFSPYWYFQGKEQLKGVVSFDVTVRFLALGCLFLFVGSDVDAGYILLIQGGAGFALTVITNGMMFYKEGAPQINIVLGIKALKAGWHYFLFKSSSTVLLSMNSILVGFISSMELLAIYVGAEKIMKAILGLSNPVITAFYPYFCTVLKENKVKYLKELKYFIATLTSLGILGVVIGLFSYEWIINLFLGASYVNSKDILVVYLFLIPLRMMSQSISVGYLLPNEKVKLTSKVVLLSTLLNLTLAIVLINAFSVIGMVYTILAVECFLILAFLFLCKNETVTKL
- a CDS encoding acetyltransferase, with amino-acid sequence MSSLMSSLVSSNKRTADVIVLGAGGHTSVLVDMLRQQDQTITGLVSADLALEDNELRSVLEDLPQYFSDDDVLAFPADSVCLVNGIGAIPKRLTRIKLFNNFKAQGYRFASVISQQAIISPFASLGEGVQVMPGAIIQAGAIIGDNCIINTGAIVEHDSVIEAHSHIAPRATLCGQVHVGQGAFIGANAVVIQNINIGREAVIAAGARVHKHVQAGETVI
- a CDS encoding O-antigen ligase family protein, whose amino-acid sequence is MGSVTTTLSTIAFSVMLLLFTFTDISNTYGTSTYWLGVVLSIVLFAAASAKSIFSGDGFDKRIFRTLSLKLFFLGIVAFISWAVISGFIYKDSQYTAIKYALKYTAMSSIVMVFCFFNVKSEFLMKSMAKVFLIFLAIILIIFNVDVFSKMILISGDGRVGLSIAYPGVIYKLAMFLSLFLVLIYAEAKSKIYLMLCLFSGFIISVDGSRTALLWIIILPVLVALIARFYRFKSVKKMSLLLPLFVLFVGFLSGPITKDYIFTNLVSGSSFYLNDVDKGIDKEGDVDNKEAYKVLERYKDHDLTRLGMYKQGLEHVVDEFPFGGGLMSTSVELPNGDKMVVHNLYIQLLGDLGVIGFFSYFLIFTPVFISMYFLYLHRDSITDEEKVNTLAVISIIICYLFKSLFHPLSSDITDLGFVLVALAVLIKWNAKYDTSYS